Proteins from a single region of Paenibacillus sp. BIHB 4019:
- a CDS encoding response regulator transcription factor — MRTQIIVVDDDEKITSLLRRSLVFEGYEVTTASNGLEGLKLLMTAEPQLLILDVMMPHVDGWEVCRRVREGGSTVPILMLTAKDDITDRVKGLDTGADDYLVKPFALEELLARVRALLRRKPDKIEDTGSKIVYEDLALDQDAREAIRGGRRIELTAKEYDLLLLFIQNPRRVLTRDVIMEKIWGYDFSGESNVLEVYIAMLRQKMEEGGGKRMIQTVRGTGYVLRGEG; from the coding sequence ATGAGAACACAAATTATAGTAGTAGATGACGACGAGAAAATCACCTCTTTATTAAGGCGGAGCCTGGTTTTTGAAGGATATGAAGTAACGACTGCGAGCAATGGCTTGGAAGGGCTGAAGCTGCTAATGACAGCGGAGCCGCAGCTTCTTATACTCGACGTGATGATGCCGCATGTAGACGGCTGGGAAGTGTGCCGCAGAGTGCGCGAAGGGGGAAGCACGGTTCCGATTCTGATGCTGACAGCGAAGGATGATATTACCGATCGGGTGAAAGGGCTGGATACAGGAGCCGACGATTATCTGGTGAAGCCGTTTGCACTCGAAGAGCTGCTTGCCAGAGTTCGTGCGCTGCTGCGCCGCAAGCCGGATAAAATCGAGGATACGGGCAGCAAAATCGTCTATGAGGATCTTGCCCTTGATCAAGATGCCCGCGAAGCGATTCGGGGTGGCCGACGAATTGAGCTGACGGCAAAGGAATATGATTTGCTGCTGCTCTTTATCCAGAACCCGCGCCGCGTATTGACCCGTGATGTCATTATGGAAAAAATATGGGGCTACGACTTCAGCGGAGAGTCGAATGTTCTTGAAGTTTATATTGCGATGCTGCGCCAGAAAATGGAGGAGGGCGGCGGCAAGCGCATGATTCAAACCGTTCGTGGTACAGGCTATGTGCTGCGGGGAGAGGGCTGA
- a CDS encoding response regulator transcription factor, with protein sequence MSSQEMLKIMIIDDHDMVRTGLRTYLMLEPKFEVVAEAGSGQAALDKLEAGIPKGMPDVLLMDLMMPGMDGIETTRRVMAKYPDVKIVMLTSFLEDDKVYAAIEAGAVSYVLKTVSAEELIYALNGASKGMPVMTADVSQALTRGLRQRTAQSGDEGLTEREKEVLLLIAEGRSNKEIGEELHISIKTVKTHVSNLLMKCELDDRTQLAVLAHRKGWAKSI encoded by the coding sequence ATGAGCAGCCAGGAAATGTTGAAAATTATGATTATTGATGATCATGATATGGTTCGAACAGGATTGCGCACTTATTTAATGCTGGAGCCGAAATTTGAAGTAGTTGCAGAGGCGGGCAGCGGGCAGGCTGCGCTTGATAAGCTTGAAGCGGGCATACCGAAAGGGATGCCTGATGTCCTGTTGATGGACTTAATGATGCCCGGTATGGATGGCATTGAGACGACGAGGCGCGTGATGGCGAAATATCCGGATGTGAAAATCGTCATGCTGACGAGTTTTTTGGAGGATGATAAAGTGTATGCTGCCATTGAGGCAGGGGCGGTCAGCTACGTACTGAAGACGGTATCGGCGGAGGAGCTGATTTATGCGCTGAACGGCGCTTCGAAAGGCATGCCTGTTATGACAGCTGATGTATCTCAGGCTTTGACACGTGGACTCCGGCAGCGGACAGCACAATCAGGTGATGAAGGGCTGACGGAGCGGGAGAAAGAAGTGCTGCTGCTTATTGCCGAGGGACGGTCAAACAAGGAAATTGGCGAAGAACTCCACATCAGCATTAAGACGGTCAAGACGCATGTCAGCAATTTATTAATGAAATGCGAGCTGGATGATCGGACACAGCTGGCGGTGCTTGCTCATCGCAAAGGCTGGGCCAAAAGCATATAA
- a CDS encoding YugN family protein, which yields MILLSSELEASHQSFIETRDMLTQHTFALGGNWDYAAGSFDRPLDEAHKVWLRIPFEVTDGAIDNSSSDTDATIRLGTPYVLKHLYKEGNDEEASVRLAGALFDQFQTPTDPDADIESEWVERAKDILQQVERALA from the coding sequence ATGATTTTGCTGTCATCAGAGCTGGAAGCCAGCCATCAATCCTTCATTGAAACCCGCGATATGCTGACGCAGCATACGTTCGCTTTAGGCGGCAATTGGGATTATGCAGCTGGTTCATTCGATCGCCCATTGGATGAAGCCCATAAAGTCTGGCTGCGGATTCCTTTTGAAGTGACGGATGGCGCCATCGATAATAGCTCTTCGGATACAGATGCCACTATTAGGCTAGGAACGCCATATGTGCTTAAGCATTTATATAAAGAAGGCAATGATGAGGAAGCCTCGGTGCGGCTGGCAGGCGCCTTATTCGACCAATTTCAAACGCCGACTGATCCAGATGCTGACATTGAAAGCGAATGGGTCGAGCGGGCCAAGGACATTTTGCAGCAGGTAGAACGGGCATTGGCATAA
- the aroF gene encoding 3-deoxy-7-phosphoheptulonate synthase, translated as MIVITNPHIEEARIAEIVTHIEAAGVQAHVSRGTDRTVIGIIGSAAPTLAEHLRQLKGVENVIKISKSYKLASRDFHPDDTIIDIKGVKIGGNNLVIMGGPCAVETPEQIDEIARLVKAAGGQVLRGGAFKPRTGPYSFQGVGVEGLVMMAEAGRKHGLLTITEVMTPEYVDVCAEYADILQVGTRNMQNFDLLRKLGTIQTPVLLKRGFSSTYDEFLNAAEYILAGGNPNVMLCERGIRTFETYTRNTLDLSAIPVLQSLSHLPVISDPSHGTGRRELVEPMSKASVAAGANGLIVEMHTDPDNSMTGDGVQSLFSDQFANLLKDLEKLAPIVGKEFNTEKAPAEAFKEWKI; from the coding sequence ATGATCGTAATTACTAATCCGCATATTGAAGAAGCAAGAATTGCTGAAATTGTTACTCATATTGAAGCAGCCGGCGTTCAAGCCCATGTATCAAGAGGAACAGACCGTACCGTAATTGGTATTATTGGGAGTGCAGCACCTACATTAGCCGAGCATCTTCGCCAGCTCAAGGGTGTTGAAAATGTTATTAAAATTTCCAAGTCCTACAAGCTTGCAAGTCGTGACTTTCACCCAGATGATACCATTATTGACATTAAAGGTGTTAAAATTGGCGGAAATAATTTAGTTATTATGGGCGGTCCATGCGCAGTCGAAACACCAGAGCAAATTGATGAAATCGCCCGACTGGTTAAAGCGGCTGGCGGCCAGGTGCTCCGCGGTGGAGCCTTTAAGCCTCGCACAGGCCCATACAGCTTCCAAGGCGTTGGCGTAGAAGGCTTGGTTATGATGGCGGAAGCGGGACGCAAGCATGGCTTGCTGACAATTACCGAAGTAATGACGCCGGAATACGTAGATGTATGCGCCGAATATGCGGATATTCTCCAAGTCGGCACGCGCAATATGCAAAATTTCGACCTGCTCCGCAAGCTCGGAACGATTCAAACGCCTGTTTTACTGAAACGGGGCTTCAGCTCAACGTACGATGAATTCCTAAATGCAGCGGAATATATTCTTGCTGGAGGCAATCCGAACGTTATGCTGTGTGAACGCGGAATCCGAACATTCGAGACCTACACAAGAAATACACTTGACTTGTCAGCTATTCCTGTATTGCAAAGCCTCAGCCATTTGCCGGTCATCTCTGACCCAAGTCACGGCACTGGCCGCCGCGAGCTTGTAGAGCCAATGTCGAAGGCGTCAGTAGCCGCTGGAGCGAATGGGCTGATCGTGGAAATGCACACAGATCCAGATAATTCGATGACTGGGGACGGGGTACAATCGCTATTTTCGGACCAGTTCGCTAATTTATTAAAGGATTTGGAAAAGCTCGCACCAATTGTTGGGAAAGAATTTAACACGGAGAAGGCACCAGCAGAAGCTTTCAAAGAGTGGAAAATATAA
- the glnA gene encoding type I glutamate--ammonia ligase, which yields MSVQNVLDTIKENNIQFVDFRFVDLFGHAHHITLPSTEVDADTFVNGVAFDGSSIPGFRGIEESDMVMMPDPESVFIDPFTDHPTLNVMSNIHTPDGERYERDPRSIAQKAEEFLQKSGVGTTAFFAPESEFFIFDDVRYESSMNTSFYSVDSEEAGWNSGRKEEGGNLGFKVPVKGGYVPVAPVDSQQDIRSEMVRLMQETGLRVERHHHEVATAGQAEINFRFDTLTKTADNLMKYKYIVHNTARQYGKVATFMPKPLFGDNGSGMHVHSSIFDGDTPLFFEKGAYGNLSPLAMNYIGGILHHAPALIALTNPSTNSFKRLVPGYEAPVNLVFSKGNRSAAIRIPIASVTPKGCRIEFRTPDSTANPYLAFAAMLLAGLDGIKRKLDPVALGYGPFDKNIYELPEEDKKDIRSVPGTLDEALSALEADSEFLTEGGVFSEDFIANYVAFKRNEAKTVSIRVHPHEYSLYFDC from the coding sequence ATGTCAGTTCAAAATGTTTTGGACACAATTAAAGAAAACAACATTCAGTTTGTAGATTTCCGGTTCGTGGATCTTTTTGGTCATGCGCACCACATTACCCTTCCTTCGACAGAAGTTGACGCCGATACTTTCGTAAATGGTGTAGCTTTTGACGGTTCCTCGATCCCGGGTTTCCGTGGAATCGAAGAGTCGGATATGGTTATGATGCCAGATCCTGAATCGGTATTTATCGATCCTTTCACTGATCACCCAACTCTAAACGTAATGTCTAACATTCATACGCCTGATGGCGAACGCTACGAGCGCGATCCGCGCAGCATCGCTCAAAAAGCGGAAGAGTTTCTGCAAAAATCCGGTGTGGGCACGACAGCATTTTTCGCTCCTGAATCCGAATTTTTCATTTTCGACGATGTTCGCTACGAAAGCTCGATGAACACTTCCTTCTATTCGGTTGATTCCGAAGAAGCTGGCTGGAACAGCGGCCGCAAAGAAGAAGGCGGAAACCTTGGCTTTAAAGTTCCAGTTAAAGGCGGTTACGTTCCAGTAGCTCCGGTTGACTCCCAACAAGACATTCGCAGCGAAATGGTTCGCCTGATGCAAGAAACAGGTCTTCGCGTTGAGCGTCATCACCACGAAGTAGCGACTGCTGGTCAAGCAGAAATCAACTTCCGTTTCGACACGCTGACTAAAACAGCTGACAACCTGATGAAATACAAATATATTGTTCACAACACAGCTCGCCAATATGGAAAAGTTGCAACTTTCATGCCTAAGCCGCTGTTTGGCGATAACGGTAGCGGTATGCACGTTCACTCCTCCATCTTTGATGGCGACACGCCTTTGTTCTTTGAAAAAGGTGCTTACGGCAACCTGAGCCCGCTGGCTATGAACTACATCGGCGGAATTTTGCACCACGCTCCAGCGTTGATCGCGCTCACTAACCCGAGCACGAACTCGTTCAAACGTCTGGTTCCTGGCTACGAAGCTCCAGTTAACCTGGTGTTCTCCAAAGGCAACCGTTCGGCTGCGATTCGTATTCCAATCGCTTCCGTTACACCTAAAGGCTGTCGTATCGAGTTCCGTACGCCTGACTCCACTGCTAACCCTTACCTCGCGTTCGCAGCTATGCTGCTTGCAGGTCTTGACGGTATTAAGCGCAAGCTTGATCCAGTTGCTTTGGGCTATGGTCCTTTCGACAAAAACATTTACGAATTGCCAGAAGAAGATAAGAAGGATATCCGCAGCGTACCAGGTACGCTTGACGAAGCGCTTAGCGCTTTGGAA
- the liaF gene encoding cell wall-active antibiotics response protein LiaF, which translates to MNGSFFNRFITAGIVIAIGVVFFLNQTGIISTQLSIGEIISNFWPLILIVIGLKGICSRDSYKHGGGFWVMIIIGVVFLARNMGWSDWSLGDIIPYIWPIIIILVGINMLRKPSRSKRKKHEPPSDDWKSYDGYMEGEIPPAPPLHPGPTDPFPPEHAQEQAGPVKGAPFQQNSFEGGKFKVNLEKEQPIGSVWKEQAKQHYRDQRKEWKQQFREQRKEWKNEKNHYSGKSEWWNNDPNTQTRSNFIGDIHIGHDYWELQPINISHFIGDTVIDLTKAQIAYGETKITVSSFIGDVKVYVPNDYEVGIHVQSSVFIGDVKFLGKKEHGMFKSMDMASPSYADADKKIRLVVSSFIGDVRVTRVG; encoded by the coding sequence ATGAATGGCAGCTTTTTCAATCGATTTATAACAGCTGGCATCGTTATTGCGATAGGTGTTGTCTTTTTTCTCAATCAAACGGGTATCATTTCCACCCAGCTCAGCATTGGAGAAATCATCTCCAACTTCTGGCCGCTTATTTTAATCGTTATTGGGCTAAAAGGAATATGCTCTAGGGACTCCTACAAGCATGGCGGAGGATTTTGGGTGATGATTATTATTGGCGTCGTGTTTCTTGCCCGGAACATGGGCTGGTCGGATTGGTCCTTAGGCGATATTATTCCGTATATTTGGCCGATTATTATTATTTTAGTCGGCATCAATATGCTGCGTAAGCCGAGCCGAAGCAAGCGGAAGAAGCATGAGCCGCCATCCGATGATTGGAAGTCTTATGATGGTTATATGGAAGGTGAAATTCCTCCAGCTCCGCCGCTGCATCCCGGCCCAACGGATCCTTTTCCTCCAGAGCATGCGCAAGAACAAGCTGGGCCTGTTAAAGGGGCGCCGTTTCAGCAAAACAGCTTTGAGGGCGGGAAATTTAAAGTGAATTTAGAGAAGGAACAGCCTATAGGCAGCGTATGGAAAGAACAGGCCAAGCAGCATTACCGCGATCAGCGTAAAGAATGGAAGCAGCAATTTCGGGAACAGCGCAAAGAGTGGAAAAATGAAAAAAATCACTACAGCGGCAAAAGCGAGTGGTGGAACAATGATCCGAATACGCAGACCCGCTCCAATTTCATAGGCGATATTCATATTGGCCATGATTATTGGGAGCTGCAGCCAATCAACATTTCACATTTTATCGGCGACACCGTCATTGATTTAACGAAAGCACAAATCGCTTACGGGGAAACGAAGATTACGGTATCTTCTTTTATCGGCGATGTGAAAGTGTATGTGCCTAATGATTATGAGGTGGGCATCCATGTGCAAAGCAGCGTTTTCATTGGCGATGTGAAGTTTCTTGGCAAAAAGGAGCACGGCATGTTCAAGTCGATGGATATGGCTTCCCCCTCCTATGCAGATGCGGATAAAAAAATCAGGCTGGTCGTTAGCTCGTTTATTGGCGATGTGCGTGTCACGAGGGTGGGATAA
- a CDS encoding HAMP domain-containing sensor histidine kinase: MTIRLRLTLWYSALLAMTLLIFGFAIYIFVNYNTYGQMKDQLKGEADSYNVFVRETESNELNLLIAPSQGRFYERSFYLQIVRYKEGIINASKELLSTGIKYPIPDVKDNVQAGFIKANIKVNDANVTFLIYQRPIYSESKEPDLVGLIQVGAIVTSEESYLKALRTILFTASFIAVLIAFTTGLLLARQVLRPIERVIKSTEKIQNGSDLSVRIPMDGPYDEVGRLVYNLNVMLARLETAYNELDESYKAQRRFVSDASHELRTPLTTIRGNIELLQRMWEKTKDPDAFDGIVLALDNQRFGLTVEAMQDIAAESRRMSTLVNDLLALARADAGYEMEKTVVSMQPLVEEVARRAQLLPRTAEWRVGDLSPLSGIEVRGNQDYLQQLLFIFIENAFKYTVEGHIELSVRSKDNQVGITVSDTGMGMDPEEVPHIFDRFYRVDESRGKTVGTGLGLSIAKWIIDEHRGSIEVLTRTGEGSEFTIWLPVVFSETADSSIIEGTDRTLG, translated from the coding sequence ATGACCATACGGCTGCGTTTAACTTTGTGGTATTCAGCTTTGCTTGCGATGACGCTGCTGATATTTGGTTTTGCCATCTATATATTTGTTAATTACAATACGTACGGGCAGATGAAAGATCAGCTGAAGGGCGAAGCGGATAGCTACAATGTATTTGTAAGAGAAACAGAATCCAATGAGCTTAACCTATTGATTGCTCCATCGCAAGGGCGGTTTTACGAGCGTTCCTTTTATTTGCAAATTGTCAGATATAAAGAAGGCATTATTAATGCGAGCAAGGAACTGCTCAGCACAGGCATAAAATATCCGATTCCAGATGTAAAAGATAATGTGCAGGCTGGCTTTATAAAGGCTAACATTAAGGTTAATGATGCCAATGTAACCTTTTTAATTTATCAGCGTCCTATTTACAGCGAGAGTAAGGAGCCCGACTTGGTCGGTCTTATACAGGTAGGCGCAATTGTTACGAGTGAGGAAAGCTATTTGAAGGCTTTGCGCACGATTTTGTTTACCGCATCGTTTATCGCTGTCCTAATAGCCTTTACAACAGGCTTGCTTTTGGCCCGTCAGGTGCTCCGTCCAATTGAGCGTGTCATCAAATCAACCGAGAAAATTCAAAACGGTTCTGATCTTAGCGTACGCATTCCAATGGATGGCCCTTATGACGAAGTCGGAAGGCTCGTCTATAACTTGAATGTCATGCTGGCCCGTTTGGAGACGGCCTACAATGAGCTGGATGAATCCTATAAGGCGCAGCGAAGGTTCGTCTCGGATGCGTCGCATGAGCTGCGGACGCCGCTCACGACGATTCGGGGCAATATTGAGCTGCTTCAGCGAATGTGGGAAAAAACGAAGGACCCGGATGCATTTGACGGCATCGTGCTGGCGCTTGATAACCAGCGCTTCGGCCTTACGGTTGAGGCGATGCAGGATATTGCAGCGGAATCCCGCCGCATGTCGACGCTTGTTAATGATTTGCTGGCGCTCGCCCGTGCAGATGCCGGTTATGAAATGGAGAAGACAGTAGTATCGATGCAGCCGCTTGTCGAAGAGGTGGCACGCCGTGCCCAGCTGCTTCCGCGTACTGCTGAATGGCGCGTAGGCGACCTGTCTCCGCTCAGCGGCATTGAGGTCAGAGGCAATCAGGATTATTTGCAGCAGCTGCTGTTCATTTTTATTGAGAATGCTTTCAAGTATACGGTAGAAGGCCATATTGAGCTTAGCGTGCGCAGCAAAGACAATCAAGTTGGAATTACGGTCAGCGATACGGGCATGGGGATGGACCCTGAGGAAGTGCCGCATATATTCGACCGTTTCTATCGAGTGGACGAATCACGCGGCAAAACGGTTGGAACGGGGCTCGGATTATCTATTGCAAAATGGATTATTGATGAGCATCGCGGTTCCATTGAAGTGCTTACGCGCACGGGTGAAGGGTCGGAGTTTACGATCTGGCTGCCCGTAGTCTTTTCTGAGACGGCAGATTCGTCTATAATAGAAGGAACGGATCGAACTTTGGGCTAA
- a CDS encoding HAMP domain-containing sensor histidine kinase yields MMVRLLRSGKWELISMFVFAAALAYGAAAIIAYGLMPHAGRWEMWLTAAAVFLLVAASCGYWAGRRIQRRVDTLQLAMKQAVNGNFEIRIAERGGLSFTELYEEFNVLARQMEERMTYIQRTGEEQVMAEAASNEEAVLEERKRLARDLHDTVSQQLFAMHMCASSLPKLQQVDSERAAEVLGQLIEMSTLAQKQMRTFIAQLRPMELEGRTLLQALDKWFPDYCRQNHLQGQLEWRLVEPLSEAKEHQLFLIVQEGLANIVKHAKAEGCSLTLSENERQIVLSLQDDGTGFRVDEVKRGSYGLSTMHERAQKLGGTAEIISKPGSGTRVKVSIPKIWRGER; encoded by the coding sequence ATGATGGTTCGGTTGCTACGCAGTGGAAAATGGGAATTGATTTCCATGTTTGTGTTCGCTGCTGCTCTGGCTTATGGAGCAGCGGCGATAATCGCTTATGGGCTTATGCCTCATGCAGGAAGATGGGAAATGTGGCTGACTGCCGCAGCCGTCTTCTTGCTTGTTGCTGCGTCTTGCGGTTATTGGGCCGGCAGGCGCATACAGCGCAGAGTAGATACGCTCCAGCTCGCGATGAAACAGGCCGTTAACGGCAACTTTGAAATTCGGATTGCCGAGCGGGGGGGATTGTCCTTTACCGAGCTTTATGAGGAATTTAATGTGCTTGCGAGGCAAATGGAGGAGCGGATGACTTACATCCAGCGTACAGGCGAGGAGCAGGTGATGGCCGAAGCTGCCTCTAATGAAGAAGCGGTGCTGGAAGAGCGCAAAAGGCTCGCTCGCGACTTGCATGATACCGTAAGCCAGCAATTGTTTGCCATGCATATGTGCGCCTCTTCGCTGCCTAAGCTTCAGCAGGTGGATAGCGAACGCGCGGCTGAGGTGCTGGGCCAGTTAATCGAGATGTCCACGCTTGCCCAGAAGCAAATGCGCACGTTCATCGCTCAGCTTCGCCCAATGGAGCTTGAAGGCCGAACGCTGCTCCAAGCGCTGGATAAGTGGTTTCCTGATTATTGCCGGCAAAACCATTTGCAAGGGCAGCTGGAATGGCGGCTGGTTGAGCCGCTGTCGGAAGCGAAGGAGCATCAGCTTTTTCTCATCGTGCAGGAGGGGCTGGCCAATATCGTCAAGCATGCAAAAGCAGAGGGCTGCTCGCTGACGTTATCGGAAAATGAACGGCAAATTGTGCTGAGCCTGCAGGATGATGGAACGGGCTTCCGGGTAGATGAGGTCAAACGCGGCTCCTACGGGCTGTCAACGATGCACGAGCGTGCCCAGAAGCTTGGCGGAACGGCAGAAATTATAAGCAAGCCAGGCAGTGGAACCAGGGTCAAGGTGTCTATTCCAAAAATATGGCGGGGGGAGCGATAA
- a CDS encoding 4-hydroxy-3-methylbut-2-enyl diphosphate reductase — protein MQIVKISPRGYCYGVVDAMVLALQTARNLELPRPIYILGMIVHNAHVTEAFEQEGVITLDGENRLEILEQVEQGTVIFTAHGVSPEVRRRAKDKGLTVVDATCPDVTRTHDLIREKMAEDYHIIYIGKKNHPEPEGAIGVAPDRVHLIERVEDIDLLEVPEGNIVITNQTTMSQWDIRHIISKLIEKFPTAEVHNEICLATQVRQEAVAGQAGEAQLCLVVGDPRSNNSNRLAQVSEEIAGVTAYRVADVSEIKREWLIGIERVAVTSGASTPTPLTKEVITYLEQYNDDDPATWEIVRTVNMEKLLPNARKKSVVARPEVPETP, from the coding sequence ATGCAAATTGTTAAAATTTCACCGCGGGGCTATTGCTACGGCGTTGTTGACGCTATGGTACTCGCACTGCAAACAGCTAGAAATCTTGAGCTGCCGCGGCCAATATATATATTGGGAATGATTGTGCACAATGCGCATGTGACGGAAGCGTTCGAGCAGGAAGGCGTTATTACGCTGGATGGGGAGAACCGTCTGGAAATTTTGGAGCAGGTCGAGCAGGGAACGGTTATTTTCACCGCCCATGGCGTTTCCCCCGAAGTTCGGAGGCGTGCCAAGGACAAGGGATTGACGGTTGTCGATGCCACTTGTCCTGACGTGACGCGCACGCATGATTTGATTCGCGAGAAAATGGCCGAGGACTACCATATTATTTACATTGGCAAAAAAAATCATCCTGAGCCAGAGGGTGCCATTGGCGTCGCTCCAGATCGCGTTCATCTCATCGAGCGTGTCGAGGATATCGATTTGCTGGAAGTGCCGGAAGGCAATATCGTCATCACAAATCAGACCACGATGTCGCAATGGGACATCCGCCATATTATAAGCAAGCTGATTGAAAAGTTTCCAACGGCGGAAGTCCACAATGAAATTTGCCTGGCAACCCAGGTTCGCCAGGAGGCCGTAGCCGGACAGGCTGGCGAGGCCCAGCTTTGTCTTGTCGTTGGTGATCCGCGCAGCAACAATTCCAACCGCCTTGCACAGGTGTCGGAGGAAATTGCAGGCGTTACGGCTTACCGTGTCGCAGATGTATCGGAAATTAAACGGGAATGGCTTATTGGCATCGAGCGTGTGGCGGTAACTTCCGGCGCTTCGACTCCTACGCCGCTTACCAAGGAAGTTATTACGTATTTGGAGCAATACAACGACGATGACCCTGCAACGTGGGAAATCGTTCGTACCGTTAATATGGAGAAGCTGCTTCCCAATGCCCGCAAAAAGTCAGTTGTTGCGCGCCCGGAAGTGCCAGAGACGCCGTAA
- a CDS encoding trypsin-like peptidase domain-containing protein, with protein MDDQNKKNGFDDFFQNREDGERKQEDNVQPAHADEASADSSEQASKPSYYYSYGPFKSGAPDNNSLSDGAGAGNHSMSTPAPTSSQESAAASQPYSQQQGEQANFAESMPPAPVRPFSSTQSSARGGWQVKEPQRKTSFKAMFSSFIAGVLVVGSLMYASDVNNWFSKPAEATVSQQGTATATGQNSGLTAASDRPDDIAKLFEASSPAVVKIETFASPTRSNGGSSADSFFEQFFGQDYPGAGSQEQNNNSNGLQATGSGTGFFFDSTGYILTNQHVVGGAEKIEVTVQGYDKPLTAELLGSDYNLDLAVLKVTDTKAFPTLKLGNSDSIKIGDWVAAIGNPYGFDHTITVGVLSAKERPISIPDEQGTRNYEHLLQTDASINPGNSGGPLLNVNGEVVGINTAVSSQAQGIGFAIPTSTIQGVLENLKNNVEVPKDPIPFIGAELADVTDAMAKQLGMDKAEGSIVSNVYYNSPAYLGDLKQFDVITGIDGKVYNNTQDLIAAIKKRVVGDEVQLNIIRKGAKMDLSVTIGDRNKFNAE; from the coding sequence ATGGACGATCAGAATAAAAAGAACGGCTTTGATGATTTTTTCCAAAATCGTGAGGATGGGGAACGGAAGCAGGAGGATAACGTTCAGCCAGCCCACGCTGATGAAGCATCAGCTGATTCTTCTGAACAGGCAAGCAAGCCTTCCTACTACTATTCTTACGGACCGTTTAAGTCAGGCGCACCGGACAATAATTCGCTGTCTGATGGCGCTGGAGCAGGCAATCATTCTATGTCAACTCCGGCACCAACATCCAGCCAGGAATCAGCGGCAGCATCCCAGCCGTACAGCCAGCAGCAGGGCGAACAGGCGAACTTCGCTGAAAGCATGCCTCCTGCTCCAGTAAGGCCGTTCAGCTCAACGCAGTCATCCGCCAGAGGCGGTTGGCAGGTGAAGGAGCCGCAGCGCAAAACGTCATTCAAAGCAATGTTTTCTTCATTTATTGCTGGGGTTCTAGTAGTTGGTTCTTTAATGTATGCCTCGGATGTGAACAATTGGTTCAGCAAGCCGGCGGAAGCGACTGTATCTCAGCAGGGAACGGCTACAGCAACGGGACAAAACAGCGGGCTAACCGCAGCATCTGACAGGCCGGATGATATTGCCAAGCTGTTCGAGGCTTCAAGCCCGGCTGTTGTGAAAATTGAGACCTTCGCTTCCCCTACAAGAAGCAATGGCGGATCATCGGCCGATTCCTTCTTCGAACAGTTTTTCGGCCAGGATTACCCGGGAGCAGGCAGCCAGGAGCAAAACAATAACAGCAATGGTTTGCAAGCAACAGGCAGCGGTACCGGATTCTTTTTTGACTCCACCGGATATATTTTGACGAACCAGCACGTCGTGGGCGGAGCAGAGAAAATCGAAGTCACGGTGCAAGGCTATGACAAGCCGCTAACAGCGGAGCTGCTGGGCTCGGATTATAATCTGGATTTGGCTGTACTTAAAGTAACGGATACGAAAGCCTTCCCTACTTTGAAGCTAGGAAACTCCGACAGCATCAAAATCGGTGATTGGGTCGCAGCAATTGGCAATCCTTATGGCTTTGACCATACGATTACCGTTGGCGTACTCAGCGCGAAGGAGCGTCCGATTTCCATTCCGGATGAGCAAGGAACACGCAACTATGAGCATTTGCTGCAAACGGACGCTTCGATTAATCCAGGCAACTCTGGCGGACCGCTGCTCAACGTAAATGGTGAGGTTGTCGGCATTAATACGGCTGTAAGCTCGCAGGCGCAAGGCATCGGATTTGCGATTCCAACGAGCACAATACAAGGCGTATTGGAGAATTTGAAAAATAACGTTGAGGTTCCGAAAGATCCGATTCCGTTCATTGGCGCGGAACTAGCTGATGTAACGGATGCTATGGCGAAGCAGCTAGGCATGGATAAAGCGGAAGGCTCTATCGTCAGCAATGTGTATTACAACTCTCCTGCCTACCTTGGCGATCTGAAGCAATTCGACGTCATTACCGGCATTGATGGCAAAGTGTATAACAATACGCAGGACTTAATCGCGGCGATAAAGAAGAGAGTCGTTGGCGATGAAGTACAGTTGAATATTATCCGCAAAGGTGCGAAAATGGATTTGTCGGTCACTATTGGCGACCGCAATAAGTTCAACGCAGAATAA